The following are encoded together in the Populus trichocarpa isolate Nisqually-1 chromosome 5, P.trichocarpa_v4.1, whole genome shotgun sequence genome:
- the LOC7486617 gene encoding heavy metal-associated isoprenylated plant protein 24, with product MGVAGTLEYFSDLLSNVKKGKKRKQMQTVALKVRMDCEGCERKIKSVLSGVKGAKSVDVDMKQQKVTVTGYVEPKKVLKAAQSTKKKVEMWPYVPYTLVANPYVSQAYDKKAPANHVRAVPVTATISETTMDDNYTNMFSDENPNACSIM from the exons ATGGGAGTTGCAGGAACTTTGGAGTACTTCTCTGATTTACTAAGCAATGTCAAGAAGGGCAAGAAAAGGAAGCAAATGCAAACTGTAGCACTCAAAGTCAGGATGGACTGCGAGGGCTGTGAACGTAAGATCAAGAGTGTCCTCTCCGGAGTTAAAG GTGCTAAATCTGTGGACGTCGACATGAAGCAACAAAAGGTGACTGTGACTGGGTACGTAGAGCCAAAGAAAGTGTTGAAGGCAGCTCAATCGACAAAGAAGAAGGTAGAGATGTGGCCTTATGTGCCATACACTTTAGTGGCAAACCCCTATGTTTCACAAGCATATGACAAGAAAGCACCTGCTAATCATGTCAGAGCCGTTCCGGTCACCGCCACCATCAGCGAGACCACCATGGACGACAACTACACCAACATGTTTAGTGATGAGAACCCCAATGCCTGTTCCATCATGTAG